The genomic stretch GGACGGGCTGATCGACGTGATCGAGGGTTCGACCGCGGTGACCATCTCGAATTGCAAATTCAACCACCACAACGATGTGATGCTTCTCGGGGCAAATGACCAGAGCTCGAAAGACGCGATCATGCAAGTGACGGTGGCGTTCAACAGATTCGGGATCGGGCTGATCCAGAGAATGCCGAGGGCGAGGTGGGGGTTCGTGCACGTGGTCAACAATGACTACTCGCATTGGGAGCTGTACGCGATCGGGGGAAGCGCTCACCCGACCATCATAAGCCAGGGGAACAGGTTCAGAGCCTCAAACTACCGTTACACGAAAGAGGTGACAAAAAGAGACTACGCGCCAGAGAGCGAGTGGATGAAATGGCAATGGAGGTCGGAGGGAGATCTGTTTACCAACGGGGCATACTTCAGAGAGTCGGGGCCGCCGTTGCACCACACCAAAAACCCATTGATGAAGGAGAATTTGATCAAGTTCAGGCCGGGATCGTTCGTCGGGAGGCTCACTCGCACCTCCGGAGCGCTTAGATGCCGCAATCACCACTATTGCTAGATCattctttctcttttctctACATATTCATATAATCTTTAATTTGGCTTCCGCGTCCATCCACTTGTAACAGACTCATTTTCCTTGTAACAATACTCTTACATACTGGAAACTTGTAATTTTACTTCTAACATTACTCTCTACTATTTCAATATttgtagtatatatatatatatgaaaggGTGCcttataatgctaacttttcttaaattgctaactcatcaacgtagtgtattaaaaatgtcaacacaatcacgttaaaatgtcaacacatatttgtgttgacattttaataaactatgttgacatttaaatattaatgtcaacacaatgtattaaaatatcaacttaagtttatgttgacatttcagcatcatcgtattgacatttttaatacactacgttgatgagttagcaagttagcaatttaagaaaagttagcaacggatcacacccctatatatgaatatataaattttgataTGTAATACggagtaataaattttattttgaaacaaCTGATATAAAGTAAAATCATTCGTGGGACAATGAAAGATTGTGGGAGAGAGCATCTGTTACAATATGTTTGTACATGtcattttttctttaaaataatTTGCTGTGTCCCTTTGAAATCAATGTAATCGGTCTAATTTAGAATATACTAATGCAAATCTCAATCTGATCTCATACTACCATATTGGCTTATTTACAATACATATGGTAGGGGATGGAAAGTCCCTAACTCTATCACATTTAAAGCCTGTATAATTATTAGAATgttttttcaatttcaattaaattatttgATGTATTAGTGAAAAAGTTCAGCACACTGTTTTTTATGGTTCTTTGATAATCATCTTGCCTTATTGAAACAAGGATTCAACATTTACTAAAAATCTATTAGCTGAAATTCACTATTTCATATAATGGGACAAAATTGCAAGAGAGAAGGAATGATCGAGTATTTCTTTCTGGATGAGATTGCACCATTATAAATATGCAAAATTGCTGTGCATTGTAAATTTATTATGTTGAGCACATTTTCTGTGTGCATACGTAATCAACATAAATAAATGTATATATTGTGATTTATCTGGACACATTCATATCAAAATGTCATCTTTCTACATcgattaattttatcatttagaAATACTTAATACAAACTGTCATGTTTCTTTGGAAAAACTATCTCATCCTTCTACTTGCAGTATCCACTAATCTATCACTAACTACTTAAATTTAGTTATGCGATCGCTATTTATAGTAATTCAtgactaaaaatagaaattgaatACGATCGTAGTATGTACGAGGATTATGCCCTGGCACGTGTATATGCCGCAAACGCATGGCACGACCATCTTTTTTCACCGAAAAAAAGTGGCAAGAGAAAACTGAATCATACATTTCTGTGAAAAAAAACTGCAAATTTTGTTAATCAAAATCGATTTCAGAGCCGATATCGCAAGCAGGTAAATTCCGTTGTTCAATGTCTCTATTGTTTCAATCAATTAGTGGTAAATTGGAATCTAGGGTTGGAAAACTAAGACAAAATCGAACCTTAAATGCATGTACAAAATCTGATGCGATAGCTGTAGTATTACCATTTGTAATAGGAATTGTTATAAAACAGTTGCAGTAGAAATTTAGAATTCCGTATGATTTTTAGAATTTGTAGATCATATTTTCCTATTTGTAGACCAATAATGAACTAACCTCTCTGTGAAAAAAAATTGTgtatagaaatagaaatagttgATTATTCAAGAATGTTATGATGTTTCTCTTTAGATCCTTTGTTTGTTACACAATgatataaaagagaaaaattgaGAGTTAGTACAATTTTTTTCTAAGTAGGTTTGATCCGTATCAACATTGATTTGAACTGCTTCAGTTGTATTATTGGCAAACAAGAGTACAATTTACGATGATATGAATGGTCGAAGTGAGAGAGATGGCAGCGAAAACGAAGCAAGATTCAAAGAGCGGGAAAGACGAGAGGTACGATGCCTACTTCGATATGGTGCAGAGCAGAAAGAAGGTCCCCTGCGCATTGCAGGAGAAGCTAACATCCGCATTTGCAAAAATACCCGTCTCGTCCTTCCCCAAAGTCCCCGGTGGGAAAGGTAGTGACTAGTGAACGCCTGGTTTTAGATGCTAGTCGCTAGTCCTACATAGGCCGTGCCGTTTGATGACTTACGAATTTTGTAGTTATCGAGATTCAAGCAGACATGTCGATAGGTGATGCCCTTAAGGTGTTATCAGAAACCAACATTCTCTCGGCTCCTGTAGTCAACCCCGATGCTAGTGATAGCAAGGATTGGAGGAACAGATATTTGGGGATCGTTGATTACTCTGCTATAGTTCTTTATGTGATGCAGACTGCAGAAATCGCAGCGGTGACCTTATCCGCCACCTCAGCCGCTGCTGCTGGAGTCGGGACTGCTGCTGCCGGTACCATTGGTGCCTTAGCATTAGGTGCCACGGGTCCCCTAGCCGTGGCTGGGCTGACTGTAGCCGCAGTTGGTGCAGCTGTGGCCGCGGACAGAGGAATGGGGAAAGACGCTGCCACTGCCGCGGATAAGTTAGGCAACGATTTCTACAAGGTCATCCTCCATGAGGAGCCTTTTAAGTCGACCACGGTATTGCCCCTTCCTTAATAACTTATGTGAAATGATTTTCTATTATATGTGACAAAACTTTTGTATCGATAGGTTAGGTCGATCCTTAAGTCGTATAGATGGGTGCCTTTTGTGCCCGTTGCTCCGGATAGCTCGATGCTGAGCGTTATGCTTCTGCTCTCGAAGTATAGGCTAAGGAACGTCCCCGTGATCGAGCTAGGGAGTCCATGTATCAACAACTTCATTACTCAATCCGCGGTGGTACATGGCCTCCAAGAATGCAGGGGAAGGGACTGGCTTGACTGCATCGCTGCACATCCTATATCCGACCTCGGGCTTCCTTTCATGTCCCCAGATCAGGTAAATGACTAATACTAGTTTGGGGGATTGGATATGTAatccatttcattttcttcatttgtTTTTGACTCGTCGTAGGTGGTGAGTGTTCGGGATAATGAGTTGGTTCTCGAAGCCTTCAAGAAGATGAAGGAGAATCAAATCGGAGGGCTTCCAGTCGTGGAGGGCGAGTCAATGAAGATCTTCGGAAACATAAGCATAAGAGATATTAGATTCTTGTTGCTCAAACCTGAGCTATTCACAAGTTTCAGGTAGAATATTACCAACTTACTTATGTGAAAGGAAAATGTTAATTTAGTCATTGATGGTTGTTATTGGAATGAATTGGTAAGTTGATTTCAGGGAGCTGACTGTGAAGGACTTCATAAAGGCAGTGGCTTCGACCACAGAAGACAATGGCAAAATTGTGACACCAATCACGTGCCAGTCGAGTTCGACTCTTGGCACCGTGATAGACACGCTGGCCTCGAGGGCGGTCCATAGGATCTATGTCGTTTCAGGGGAGGGAAAGCAGGTGCTCGGAGTAGTTACCCTCAGAGATGTCATCTCTTGTTTTATCACCGAGCCTCCGAATTTCTTCGATGATTACTTTGGTTTCACGGTTAAAGAAATATTGAGTCGATAAACGAGGAGATCTCTGAAGAACCATGGCCGTTCTCGTTGCGTTTTGCGATCGGTCGGGATGGAGGCAGAGAGTAGCCAGGTATCAGCTAAGATCACCTAGGATGTAAATGCTTTTgaggagttttttttattcTCGTGTTTGTATTTCTTTTACTGTTGGATATTTGATTTCTGATCAAGAGCTGTTGTATTTCTTTcataaattttgttttgtatAATCATAGTATGTGATTTTGAATTTAATGGGGAAGGCTTTTCGCAAAAAGGAAAGATATAGTAATTCTAAATTGTAATtctgttatttttttttattaaatttgaatcaGAACGTTAGACGATTTCAAAggataaatcaaatataaattgaTTCGGTAATCAAGCTGAAAAAGTAATTTGTTCACTAAAATTATTTCAATGGTGGAGTGAAAATTATTTCAAAGGATTAAAATTAGTCATACGTGATTCATCTCGGGTTTGAACTGCGATTAAGGATAACATAGTTACCACTTACCAGTGCCccataaaatataaactttagTTCAATCAAATTAGAAATATATCCCTcaacataaattttattttgaatttagaaTCAGAAAATAGGGTCCTCTTCTAATGCTTATAACttggggtgtcgaaacgggtagcgggtatcGGAAAACCCTCAATCCGACCCGCTACCCGCTGAGTATCGGGTACTCGCTATCCGACGACAATGAGAAACGGGGCGGGATCAGGtagtttgttttaaatttttgcgGGTATGGGTACACTCGCTACCCGCACGGATATACTCGTTAAACCCGATAATACAAGTtatttttagggttagggttttcaaatattttattttaattaattagtttcaaATCAATATATAATCAGTTTATATTAAACTTTTTGAAAGGTGATTTAATTTTAGACATGCTTGATGTTTCTGTCATATTTGCTTATTTGAAATTTCGATTTGCATTATATTTCATACGtagtaatattatatttaagagATGAGAAATCACCATATTTGTGCATAGTTAATAGTTGGAAATTATGCAAATACAacgaagtaaaaaaaaaatacaaatctaaAATCACAGCGTAGCAAGTAGCAACAATCCCAAAATTCATTCTAGAACTACAAACATGtacataaaattattgtattagATGACTAACATTGATGATAAGCGAAAACTAAAAGCATAGTACCGCTGATTAATATAATACACAATTCAAATTATGCCTGCAGGTTTGGGATACCCGTATAACTATACGTGTCGGGATTGGGTAGTATAATATTGCAGTTTTAGGGTATGGGTACCCGCAAAATCGGGTttgggtacccgcgggtacctgtttcgacacccctacttataacaccataatccaaaactaagactaaatctacacccttagattttaaaatgagtggatgagattaaagctcacaaatttcaataaatagtagacaaaatatcaacaaaagagtaatatcgtcattatattatcatatgataattttcgtggttttttatatcaacatagtgtattacaaatatcaacaatatgacatgagGATATCAACACAATcacaagaaaatatcaacacagttttattgatattttacatacactatattgagattttatatacactatattgagatttctttttgcatttgttgataaaacTTGCTTATCAAAcatgtacgaaaattgaaatataaattatcaaatttcatcatctgaACATCGTCGAAACATATGTAATTGAGATATCgctggaatccttataaaattatctttaattttatatatttttttgcgttaaatcgagagagttacgtaagtttaaagttttgagatgattttgaCGAGAgataattgacattaataccctttaaatttatttacttattatttaaatttaaaataaaatacacttgTCATTATTTTAACCATTAGATCTCTTaatctaataattaaaaattagctTTATTTTTGAATGGTTAATTAGTTAGCGATTACGATAATATGATTATAAATTATTGTTAATCTTTTACAGGGACATAAATTAGTTAAATTAGAGCGGCTTGCTGATACGGCCCAACAACAATAACTAAACTCCCAGTGAGTACGTTGATTAGCAAGTCTAATACCCGACCCGATCCGGAAGCAATGTAGCTCGGTGATCACGTGCCCAAGTTCAAGTAAAAGTTCCGCGTCCTTCCATCCAATCAGATCCCTCCAACACTATTCTGACCAATTAGCGGCCGCCATGTGGGAAACCACGTAACTCCTGGTCCCACAAGTTGTCTTCATTCCAAGCTTGcacctaaaaaaaataaaaaaatcgaagAAATAGTTGAGTACATAACCGTAAACAGAAAATCAAAGGTACGAGCAAGCTACAATTTGGTGATCGGCGCGGGCGGCGATCTGGTGGTTCCGTTATATTCCGCGGAAGATGGAGTCTCGCGGCAGTGGAATACACCGCGTTTTTGTCCTGGCTTTTTGCGTCGCCGGCATTTGGGCGGCTTATATCTACCAAGGGGTTCTTCAGGAGACTGTGTAAGCATTTAGAGTTCGACATTTCTGCTCTAGTTGTTGTGGAAATTATACTTAGTTATCTTAAATATGACTTGCAAAAGGTATTGTGGTGGATGTTTCTTAATGTTCATGGTTAATAGGAGAAATGTGAAAGTTGAAGAACGAATTTAGGTTTTGGTTTGAAGGAAGCTGAGTTTTCGTCGCTATGGATATCATTAGTCAATGTGCTAACTCTTTGTGTGCGTGTGAAGACATAGATATAGACAGATGTTTTTTCATAggaatttttgtttatttttatcctCAGGAATGTTATGGATTTATTTGTTCGTTGATCTATTgcaattttttcctttttaaacatatttttggaattatgcTTGAATTTTGGTGACAATGTTGTTACAGGTCGACAAAAAGATTTGGTCCTGATAAGAAGAGGTTTGAGCATCTGGCCTTCTTGAACCTAGCACAGAGTGTTGTATGTTTGGTATGGTCATTTATAAGTAAGTTCATTAGTTGAGTGCTTTTCTACTCTCTTTGTATATGCTGGGATACTTATTTTTTGAATTGCATCTTTGAAGTGAAAAAGCTCTGGTCAAATGGTGGTGACGCTGGAGCTCCATGGTGGAGTTATTGGAGTGCTGGAATTACAAACACGATTGGCCCGGCTATGGGGATTGAAGCGCTTAAGTACATAAGTTACCCTGCCCAGGCATGTTTGAAATTCTATGCATTCTTATCTTCGTAGATTTTAGTTCTCTTGGTTattgatgatttgtttagtCATGATTGATCTTACTGCTTATGTCCATTTTGaggtatcatttttttattgatgtttgatttgatatttataggtGCTGGCTAAATCCTCAAAAATGATTCCGGGTGAGTTGATTTGTATTGTCGCTTATTGAATGAATTGTCGAGATCAAATCATCCTATATCATGACGCATATAAGGGTCATTGAAAGAGATACAATATAGTTTAATGGATAAAATCTATGCTTGAAATGTAATTGGGGGAAAACTgacttcacaaaattaaatatatttgcaATTTAAAGTTCTACCAATTGCAAAAAGAAGAGTAAGTTATGAAAGAACTGACTCGTTCTCTTGACTTACTACAGATCTGCTTGCAATTTAAGCCTCCCCTCGTTTATTACTTTTAAAATCGAAGGAGTAAAGTGGAATGGCATTATGCAGCGAACTTTTtaactttgttttcttcaaTTACTAGTACTTATTTAGATTTTAGAAAGAAGAAGAGTATGATATTGCAATAGAAAGGATGTTCTTCATAATTTTCAAAGTTTAGCTGGTACTTTGGGAGTATCTTCATGAAACTTCTGATCATACTTTATATTTGAGGGTAAAATTGTATCATCCCTACCTCATTCTTATGAGTCGCTTTTCCTTTTGCAGTCATGCTGATGGGCACTTTAGTTTATGGGATTAAATATACAATCCCAGAGTATATCTGCACATTGCTTGTTGCTGGAGGTGTATCCACATTTGCACTTTCAAAGGTAGATATGCGAGCTTCACAGCTAGAAGTTTCATTAGAACAGATAAATTCTTTTGCCAATTGCCAGAGGCCATTACTATATAGTCTGAACTGGAGCATGTTGACTTTATATGTGATGCAATCCTGAAATACAGATTCCTTATTTGAATGTGATTTTTATTTGGTTCCACATTTTGCACACCTCAGACCAGCTCGAAGATAACGAGCAAACTAGCACATCCAAATGCTCCAATTGGCTATGGTCTTTGTTTTCTGAACCTTGCTTTTGATGGATTCACAAATGCGACTCAGGATTCAATCACAGCAAGGTAAATGAGATTTCTAGCCCTCGTGATCTGGCACTCTATAGGTATAAGATCTGTTCAATGCGTTATGTGTATGCTTTGAAGTTTGATCTCCTTAGGACGCATTTCCTGCCTCGCTCTTAAAGTCAACAACTTATATGTTAAGACACGTTTTGGTGATATATGGAAGTTGATATTCCTATTCAGGTACCCCAAGACAAGTGCGTGGAACATAATGCTAGGCATGAACTTATGGGGGAGCATCTACAATTTGGTATTCATGTTCGGTTGGCCAAACGCCATTGGGTACGATGCTATCGACTTCTGCAGGCAGCATCCGGAGGCAGCGTGGGACATCCTACTCTATTGCCTGTGCGGTGCAGTTGGCCAGAACTTCATTTTCCTAACAATAAGTCGATTTGGCTCCTTGACCAACACGACAATCACCACCACCAGAAAATTCGTGAGCATCGTGGTTTCTTCGTTGTTAAGTGGGAACCCACTCTCCGAGAAACAATGGGGGAGCGTTGCAATGGTCTTCTCCGGATTATCCTACCAGATTTACCTGAAATGGAAGAAGTTgcagagagtgcagaagaagagGAAGTCCACTTAAACGAGCTCATGATTTTTAGACTCTACATGTAATATTTTTCCTCTTTTGAGAtacaaattttatataaaattatggCTAGTCATTACATGGTAGATATAGAATTGGATTCTTGTATCCGTGAAATTGTAGATTCTAATTTAGATGAACAGATGAGATCAATGTTGAAGAGATAATATTTTTCACTACAAATACATATCAATTCACATGGCGAGGTGCCATTATATAGTTACACAAAAGAACTAAGAATTCTATGTTTGTTACATCTATACAATAAGGCTTATGTAGCCAATTGGAACAGTGGATGTCCATATATCCAAGTTCCATGATgagtcaaacaaataaataactaacataataaaaaacaaGAATAGGAAGAGAAGAACACGAGGATGCAGATCACGAAGATCGATCTTCAGAAGCTGAAGTAAGAAGGCAGATCTTCACGGGCCTATCTGTAAAAAACACAGGTCGAAGTGGCTGCAACCCAATAACAAACAACTCCTAAACAATGAAACAGAAGACCTCCACACGAAAAAAAGGTTATTCTGGTGCCTTGGTGATTGATCATAGACAATGGAGGAGGGACCTCTTGCATGATGGTGCCTGAGAAGGATTTGCGACTGTGCTCTGAGACGACGACTCCAGTCCTAGAGTTTTCATCAAGAAGTGCTTTTCCTGCACAGATTTGGTTCACTTGGTTAGCAGAGAAACAAAAAGATGTTGAAAACATACTTTTTTGTGTGAATTCTTACACTTTCTGAAAATATTGGGCTAGGAATTGTTGCTGCTAGTGCTCTGAATAGTGGTGTCACATGAGTAGGAGAAGTGAATTCATCTTTATCACCTTTTTTCACATGTGTTTCTTCAAATGCTGAAATATTTTTCGCTGGATTAAGACAGATATTatcaaatttgatttttttataaagttaATTATGTGTTATACCTTCGTTTTCTGTGCTTGTCACAGAAACACAATGTTGATCCATCTTTTCTTGATGCAATGCGGCAGTTTCTTCCTCACATTCTCCCCTTTCGTTGCGTGGCACATCAGAGACAATAGTCCATCCTGTGCTATACTCAGAGCTCGCTGGGGATGACTCGTACACGTCGACCTCCCTGCACAGAGATCAGAATTGAGAAGGCGAATTAGGCGACTCTTATCTCAAATCTAAACCTATCTGGCCCACGAAGATACCTCCGTGATGACCTACTGCCTTCATCAGAGCTTCTTATCCCCTCCTCCAACGCCTTGAACTTCTCTAGATGAAAATCAGCATCAACATTTGTGATTTTAAGCAGTTGTTGGCTTTCCTTGCTCTGTTTCAGAAAATCTTGAAGCACCTGAAGCCATGTTACTATTCATAAATCATATCTTGAAAATGCAATTTAAACTCTACTTTTATTATCATGGAAACGATTTCCGTCGCTCTTCCTTATTCAACTGCACAATGCCAAAACTACTTACTATCCAAGCATTTTCAAGACTCTGATCTGTCTTCTCTGCTTTGACTTTGATTGCAAGAGAGCTGAGAAGTTCTGCTTGTTGCAGCAATGCAAGCACCTTCGGATCGTCCTTTCTAAGAAACGTTTGTGCAAATTCGCTTCCCACACCTGCACGAAATATGAAACGAAAGCAAAAAACTTTGTCATTTTGTAGTTCATGAGATCAATCAAACTACACTAAAGGTCCCATGAGCTAACATTTAACAACAGATTCCTCCTTCAAGTGATCCATATTCTCTCCTCCTTTACAGTTTTCTGCAATAGTTGTGATACAAGTCCTGCATCAGCATCACcaatagaaaatgtcaatatataaGCAGATCAAATCCCATAAAACATTTTTCACAAAAACAAATGTTCGAAATTCACCATACCTTATCTTCTTAACAGCATTCTCAGATCCTTCATTCGAATTGAGCCCATTCCGAAAAACAACCCTTTTGTTGTTCAAGTTGACATAAGAAGTGGTGCTGTTTTCCTTCGCCAAGGCTTCTCGTTTCGCCCTCTTCTTGCAGAGAGTGGTGAATCTATTCTTCACAGCATTATCGGTTCTGCAACAAGGGAGAATATAACTTTTCTtgcataaaatttgaaaaggaGATGCTTACGGTTAAGAATTTGAGGCTTTACCTGCCCGAAACCACCTTCGCTATCTCAGTCCATCTGTTCCCGTAAACCCTCTGTGCCTGCAACATCATCTCATCAATGATAATATCTCATGCAAGAAATTCAAATCTTTGGGAATGCCGCCATCCAGTGAATAACAATTTACACAAAAAAAGATCAAGTGTGAATTCGACACATTTGATTTACCTCGCATAAGAGCATGTCTTCCTCCGGCGACCAACCTCCTTTCTTGAAATCGGAATTCAAATAAGTGAACCATCTATCCAAAAAATCAACTGAAGTTATACAAAACAGAGGAAAAAAGTCGCCTATCACCATCAAAATAAATGCAAACTAACCTCCTCCTACATTGTCTCGTAGTTTTATCCTTGAATTTTGATGCAATAATTCCCCAACTATGACAAAAGTCCACACTCATTAAGCCTCTTTCACAAAGAAAACATTCAAACACAATCatattattacaaattataaaaaaatatatcattcTTACTTTTCAGAGCCATGTAAATGAATCTGCTCACGCAGAATATCGTCTTCCTGTGAGCAAACCAACCCCTCAATCAAATCAAATGCATgctaaaaaaaataactaaatataaaattaaaaaaaaaaaaactacctcTTGACTCCAAGAAACTATATGCCTTTCCTTCTTCTTCAACACCTCACCAAATTCTGCATCAACATTGCTGCTACTACTGTTCAACTCGTTATTCTTCATCTTCAcccaaaatcccaaaattttcttctttcttgcaTGCTCaagaaatatgaatttttttgtGGATTGAGAAATTATAACAAAGACCCGTGAAAAGATCAAATCTTTTGTAACCCCTTttgtaaaaaatttaaaaaaatcaaacagtTGGGTGTTTGAAATAAACTGCCTAGGATTCTACCCTTTTGTAACTACACTCTGTGAAGCAAAACATCAAACACTTTAACAGAAATCAGCTCCTCCTAATATAGGATCCCATCTCGAGAATCTCAACGCACAAAACCCTTGATTACACCTCACATAATAACATAAATGTAGCAGCAAACTTGTCTATAAATGTGCTTTTGCTAGTCGCATCGAGATTCGAGAAAGGAGGAGTATAGAACTTGCAAGCCAAGGTATGCATACGAggaataatataaaaatcacaACTTTTTCACTCCAATTTCTTTTAAGCTGCTATATAAGAATAAGGCAATGTTGAGTGGCGCAAGTGTTGATCAAATGTGAATATTTATTGATTAGAATCAAGAGATTCTTGCTTGTGTACGCGGGGATGAAtggaatttgaaaataaatgaataaaaataaacgCTGAAATCCACGAGAGTGTAGTTAATGATGAGAGCAGAGAGCAACCCCACACCCTCACTAAGTGTATTGTGTGGGCTATAATTTCTACCCCATTTCTCGATTGGTTGGCTACTTCTTCGTGTTCCTGCattttgttttgaaaattaGGTGCTCAACAAATTGCGTGACTCCACTGTTTCAACTTTCACACACTCACAGGGGATTAAACTACAATTAAAATTTAACTTTGTTAGAGGACCTCTCTtgcaatttaaaataattacatgTATGTATTTCTATTGTTCATTTTATAgtctaattaaaattttggaaaGTGGATGCGAACACATACTGTTGGAAAAAGTTTAGCATATAAAATTTCTTAGTTTGATAGTTATTTTGTTTGAAGGGGATTTGGTTGAGCTCTTTACACAAATTTATAAGAGTTTATAAGCTCCTATATTTTATAAGTTCCTAAATAAATAAGTTTGTCA from Salvia splendens isolate huo1 chromosome 15, SspV2, whole genome shotgun sequence encodes the following:
- the LOC121768771 gene encoding SNF1-related protein kinase regulatory subunit gamma-1-like, with protein sequence MAAKTKQDSKSGKDERYDAYFDMVQSRKKVPCALQEKLTSAFAKIPVSSFPKVPGGKVIEIQADMSIGDALKVLSETNILSAPVVNPDASDSKDWRNRYLGIVDYSAIVLYVMQTAEIAAVTLSATSAAAAGVGTAAAGTIGALALGATGPLAVAGLTVAAVGAAVAADRGMGKDAATAADKLGNDFYKVILHEEPFKSTTVRSILKSYRWVPFVPVAPDSSMLSVMLLLSKYRLRNVPVIELGSPCINNFITQSAVVHGLQECRGRDWLDCIAAHPISDLGLPFMSPDQVVSVRDNELVLEAFKKMKENQIGGLPVVEGESMKIFGNISIRDIRFLLLKPELFTSFRELTVKDFIKAVASTTEDNGKIVTPITCQSSSTLGTVIDTLASRAVHRIYVVSGEGKQVLGVVTLRDVISCFITEPPNFFDDYFGFTVKEILSR
- the LOC121768772 gene encoding UDP-galactose/UDP-glucose transporter 3-like isoform X1, whose product is MESRGSGIHRVFVLAFCVAGIWAAYIYQGVLQETVSTKRFGPDKKRFEHLAFLNLAQSVVCLVWSFIMKKLWSNGGDAGAPWWSYWSAGITNTIGPAMGIEALKYISYPAQVLAKSSKMIPVMLMGTLVYGIKYTIPEYICTLLVAGGVSTFALSKTSSKITSKLAHPNAPIGYGLCFLNLAFDGFTNATQDSITARYPKTSAWNIMLGMNLWGSIYNLVFMFGWPNAIGYDAIDFCRQHPEAAWDILLYCLCGAVGQNFIFLTISRFGSLTNTTITTTRKFVSIVVSSLLSGNPLSEKQWGSVAMVFSGLSYQIYLKWKKLQRVQKKRKST
- the LOC121768772 gene encoding UDP-galactose/UDP-glucose transporter 3-like isoform X2 is translated as MFVKKLWSNGGDAGAPWWSYWSAGITNTIGPAMGIEALKYISYPAQVLAKSSKMIPVMLMGTLVYGIKYTIPEYICTLLVAGGVSTFALSKTSSKITSKLAHPNAPIGYGLCFLNLAFDGFTNATQDSITARYPKTSAWNIMLGMNLWGSIYNLVFMFGWPNAIGYDAIDFCRQHPEAAWDILLYCLCGAVGQNFIFLTISRFGSLTNTTITTTRKFVSIVVSSLLSGNPLSEKQWGSVAMVFSGLSYQIYLKWKKLQRVQKKRKST
- the LOC121768770 gene encoding transcription factor MYB124-like, with protein sequence MKNNELNSSSSNVDAEFGEVLKKKERHIVSWSQEEDDILREQIHLHGSENWGIIASKFKDKTTRQCRRRWFTYLNSDFKKGGWSPEEDMLLCEAQRVYGNRWTEIAKVVSGRTDNAVKNRFTTLCKKRAKREALAKENSTTSYVNLNNKRVVFRNGLNSNEGSENAVKKIRTCITTIAENCKGGENMDHLKEESVVKCVGSEFAQTFLRKDDPKVLALLQQAELLSSLAIKVKAEKTDQSLENAWIVLQDFLKQSKESQQLLKITNVDADFHLEKFKALEEGIRSSDEGSRSSRREVDVYESSPASSEYSTGWTIVSDVPRNERGECEEETAALHQEKMDQHCVSVTSTENEAFEETHVKKGDKDEFTSPTHVTPLFRALAATIPSPIFSESEKHFLMKTLGLESSSQSTVANPSQAPSCKRSLLHCL